The genomic interval CCAGCTCGGAGGCGGTGCGGCGGTCGCACCCGCCGGTCGCGGGCGAATTCGGCGGGAACCGCGTTGTGATCCAGCGAACACGCTTAGATTACCGAAGGGTAGGTTTGATGCCGGACATCCGAACACGGTGGGAGACGCCCATGAAACTTGCCCTGTCACCCGACGAGGTGGCCTTCCGGGACGACCTGCGCCGGCTCTATCGCAGCGCGATCCCGGCCGAGATCCGCGAGAAGGTGCAATACGGGCGCGAGCTGACCCGCGAGGACATCGTCACCTCGCACAAGACCCTGCACGAGCACGGCCTGGCCGTGCCGAACTGGCCGGTCGAGTGGGGCGGCAAGGACTGGACCCCGATCCAGCGCCACATCTGGGAAGACGAGATGCAGCTCGCGTGCGTGCCCGAGCCGTTGACGTTCAACGCCAACATGATCGGCCCCGTGATAGCCCAATTCGGTTCGCAGGAACTGAAACAGCGGTTCCTCCCGCCCACCGCGGCCCTCGACATCTGGTGGTGCCAGGGTTTCTCCGAGCCGGACGCCGGTTCGGATCTGGCGTCGCTGCGCACCACCGCGGTGCGCGACGGCGACTCCTACATCGTCAACGGCCAGAAGATCTGGACCACGCTGGCGCAGTACGCGGACTGGATCTTCTGCCTGGTGCGCACCGACCCGAACGCGCCGAAGAAGCAGGCCGGCATCTCGCTGCTGCTGTTCGACGTCAACACCCCCGGCGTGACGATCCGGCCGATCAAGCTGATCGACGGCCACCACGAGGTCAACGAGGTCTTCTTCGAGAACGTCCGGGTCCCCGCCGACCAGCTCGTCGGCGAGGAGAACATGGGCTGGACCTATGCGAAGTTCCTGCTCGGCAACGAGCGCACCGGCATCACCGGCGTCGGCCGCACCAAGGTCCGGCTCGCGGTGGCGAAGAAGTACGCGGCGCAGACCAAGGTGGCGGGCGGCACGCTGCTGGCCGACCCGGTGTTCGCCGCGCGGGTGGCGGAGCTGGAGAACGAACTGCTGGCGCTCGAGCTGACGCTGCTGCGGGTGGTGGCCAATTCCAGTGAGGGCAGGCCGAATCCGGCCTCGTCGGTGCTGAAACTGCGCGGCACCGAACTCCAGCAGGCCGCGACCGAACTGCTGCTGGACGTGGCGGGCCCGGACGCCCTGCCGGTCGGCGCCGCGGACATCGGCTCGCCGGACTGGGCACAGCGCACCGGCCCCGGCTACCTGAACTACCGCAAGACCACCATCTACGGAGGTTCGAGCGAGGTGCAGCGCACCATCATCGCCTCCACCATCCTCGGATTGTGAGGCGCCGCCATGGATTTCGAACTCACCGATGAGCAGGTCCTGCTCCGCGACACCGTGCGCGACCTGCTGGCGCGGGCCTATGACCCGGAGACCCGATTGAAGGTGCTCGAGACCGAACTCGGCTGGAGCCGCGAGGTGTGGTCGCAGCTGGCCGAATTGGGCGTGCTGGGGCTGAGTTTCGGCGAAGAGGACGGCGGCATGGGCGCCGGACCCGTGGAGACCATGGTCGTCATGGAGGAGATCGGGCGGCGGCTGGCGCCGGAGCCGCTGCTGGACGCGGTGCTGCTGCCGGGCGGGCTGATCGCCCGGGCGGGCAGCGCCGAGCAGCGGCGGCGGGAACTGCCGGAGGTGGCGGCGGGCAACGTCCTGCTGGCCTTCGCGCACGAGGAGCCCGGTTCGCGCTGGCCGGCCACCGAGGTGGCGACGCGGGCCGTGGCCGACGGCGCCGGCTATCGCCTGACCGGCGTGAAAAACCCCGTGCCGCACGGTGATTGCGCCGATCGGCTGGTGGTCAGCGCGACCCTGCCGGACGGCGCGCTGGCGCTGTTCCTGGTCGCCGCGGACGACGCGGGCGTGGTGCGCAAGCCCTACCGGACCTTCGACGAACGCCGCGGCGCGCAGGTGGAATTCAGCTCGGCCGCGGCCGAACTGCTCGGCGATGCGACGGACAGCACCGGGACCATCGCGGCGGCGATCGGCACCGCACAGGCGAGCCTGTGCGCGGAGGCGGTCGGCGCGATGTCGGAGGCGCTGCGGCTGACCACCGAATATCTCAAGACCCGCAAGCAATTCGGCGTCCCGCTGGCCAAATTCCAGACCCTGACCCAGCGCGCGGCGAACATGTACGTGTCGCTGGAGCTGGCCCGCAGCATGAGCCTGTACCTGACCGCGGCCCTGGCCGACGGCGATGTCGACGCGGCGGTGGCCTCGCGGGCCCGGTTGCAGGTCGGCCGCGCGGCCCGGCACATCGGGCAGGAGGCCGTGCAGATGCACGGCGGTATCGGCATCACCACCGAATATCCGGTCAGCCACTACACCGCGCGGTTGACGGCGGTCGAGCGGACTTTCGGCGGCGGGCTGGAACACCTGCGCGTGCTCGCCGACCGGGTCGGCGACTACGGGCTCGTCGAGCTCTGACCGGTCAGTAGCCCGAGCCGTCCGACGACGGCTCCTGCTCCGACGGCGACTCGCGCCGGGTCGTCGGCGCGGGGCGGGTCGTCGTCGGGCGGGTGGTGGTCGACCGTGTGGTCGTGGTGACGGGTGCGGTGTCGTCGATCGCCTCGGTGCCGCGCGCGGGCTCACCCGCCACGGGCGGAACGGGTTCCGCGCCGGGCGACGTGCTCGGCACACCGGACAGCGTGCGACGCGGTGCCGGGGGATTGACGGCGACCCGCCAGCTGGGCGAGGGCGGGATGAGCACCGCCGGGCCCGTCGTGCCGGGCGCTTTGGTGGCGACGCCGCCGGGCGGAGCCGACTGCAGGCCGGCGTTCAGCGGCGGCGGCGTGACGTAGACATCGCGCTGCCCGAGCCCGCACGATCCGACGAGCACCAGCCCGAGTGACACCGCGCCCGCGGCGAGTGCCGGGCCGGCGACCCTGGCATTCAGGCGGGGTGTCGATTCCTCGTCCACCCCGCGTCCCCCCGAACCCGCCCTGTTCTCCATGGGTGCGCCGCTCCTCGTACGTTTCCGGGTGGCCTCACCTTAAACGACGGCGAGGCGGTCGGGCCAGACGAGTCCGGTCGCTCCGCAAGATACCCGAAAGACATCTCAAACCACGGCGATTCACATATCGAATCGGTCACATACCCGCGTTTTGCGGCCGTGTCGTGTGACGTTTCGGCAACGGGCAACTAGCGTGTGAGTAAAGTTACACGTGAGACGCCTGAAGTTTGCTGATGACACTTGCTGAATCCGCAGATCGGCGGGCGTCATCGAGGAGTGGTGATGGGAGCGTACTCGACATCCCCGCTGCGCGCGGTAGGGCAGAACGATTCGGACACATCCGAATCCGGCCGTGCCGTCGGAGCGGTCGTCGCCCGGGTGGTGGCCTGGCTGATCTTCATCGGTGGGCTGACCGGCACGGTCCTGGGCATCGCCGGGCTCCGCGTGGAAGTCGCCGTCGCGGGTCTGATCCTGGCCTGCACCGCGGGGCTGGTCCTGCTCAAGCTGCGCGCGGACGGTTCCGAATCTGTGTGATCACACAGCGAAACCCGGTGGGCGACAGCGGATGCGGCGCCTACCGTAGGTAGGCATGAGGATCGAACTGACCGATGACGCGGTGGCCTTCCAGCGCCGTGCGGCGGAGTTCCTGGGGCGGGATCCACTACGCAATACGGTCGTCGCGACCGTCGTGGACAGTTTCGTCACCGGATTGTCCGCCGGCCCGGCCGTCTTCGCGGCGGTGTACGTCGACGGTGCGGTGGTAGGTACCGGCATGTGCACCTCCGGGCACGCCGTCTATCTCGGTGACGTTCCCGACCCGGCGGTGCCGGATCTGGTGCGCGCCTTCGCGGAACGGGTTCCCGCCGCGCCCGGTGTGGAGGGCCCACCCGGCATCGCGCTGGTGTTCGCCGAGCAGTGGACCGCACTGCGCGGCAGCAAATTTCGCCTCGACGTCGCCAGCCGCCTCTATCGGCTGGGTGTGCTGGCCGTGCCGACCGTTCCCGGGAACGCCCGGCGCGCGGGGGAATCCGATATCGCCCTGTGCGCGCACTGGTCGGAGCAGATGCGCCGCGAGGAGGGCATCGGCATGAGCGCCGACGCCATCCGCGCGCGCATCGCGCTGGGCCGGTGGTGGCTGTGGGAGAACGGCGGCACGCCGGTCGCGATGGCCGCCTGTCAGAGCCGGGCCTACGGCTGGACCCGCATCGGACCGGTCTACACCCCGCCCGAGCAGCGCGGTCGCGGCTATGCCAGCGCTGTCACCGCGCACGTGTCGAAACTGCTGCGGGCCAACGGCTCCGAGGTCTGCCTGTTCACCGATATCGCCAATCCGACCTCGAACAAGATCTACCGGGCGATCGGTTTCGAGCCGGTGCGCAATTTCGTGCACTACGAGTTCGTCTAGCGCACGACGGTTTTCAGGCGCACAGAACGCGGTCGAGGGCCGACCGCAATGCTGCGGCCGGGTCCGGCGGCAGCCCGGGGGAGCGCCAGGCCACGATCTGATCGGGCCGCACCAACAGCGCGCCCGAATCGGTGATTCCGGCCACGGCGCACCATGCTCGGTCCAGCTCGTACACCTCGACCGGCGCGGACGGCGCTCGCCACGGCTGCCCCGCGGGGCCGGTCAGCAAGGCGAAACCGGTGCTCGGCACATCGAGGGTGGAGCGGCCGTCGGGCAGGAATCGGTGCGGCACACGGGTTCCCGGCTGGCCGCCGACATCGAGGCGGTCCATCGTGTGCGCGCTCGCGTCACCGATCAGCGCGCCCGCCGGATAGCGGGTGCCGAGGACGAGTGCGATCGGGTCGGCCAGCGGTGTCCCGTCGGTGGAGCGGATGTTCATGGCACGCAGATCGGCGATGCGCACGCTGGATTGGTCGGCGACGTACCACCCGATCGGATGTCGTTCGGCGTGATAGCTGTCCAGCAGGGCGGGACCGGCGACGCCCCGGAGCACGTGGGCGAGTTTCCAGGCCAGATTGTGCACGTCCTGAATACCGGTATTCGCACCGGCCGCCGCGTACGGCGGCATGACATGGGCGGCATCCCCGGCCAGGAACACTCGTCCGCAGCGGTAGCGGTCGGCGACGAACATGCCCGGCTCCCAGGGCAGTACGCTCAGCACCTCCAGCGGCAGGTCGGGTACGCCGATCGCGGTTCGCAGCGCTTGCGGCCAGCGGTCGAGCGGCCGGTCCACGCCCGCGGACGTGCTGAAGATCCAGCGGAAGGCGCCGTCGACGGACGCGAAGGCGCCCGGGACGGCCTCGTTGTCGACCTGGCAGAGGTTGAATTCCCGGCCACGCACCAACTCCCGCAGATCGGCGCGGAAATAGACGTTGACCGCGCGGCCCAGACTGCCGCGACCGGAGCGCGCGATGCCGAGCCGCTCCCGGATCGGGCTCGCCGCACCGTCCGCGGCGATGAGGTAGTCCACCCGGATCCGCTCCACGCCACCGTCGGCGGCCCGCAGCGTCGCCTCGATTCCCGTTGCGTCCTCGGCGAATTCGGTGCATTCGACGCCGAAGCGCACGTCACAGCCGCGCTCGCGCGCCACCCGGCGCAGGGTCGGCTCCAGCTCGTCCTGGGCGCACAGGCAGGCCGTGGCCGGGGTGATGGTGTCCCACTCCGGCACCCCGCCCGGCAGGGTGAACGGCAGCCGCCGCGCCTGTGCCAGCGTCGGCCCGGCGGCCATCGCCTGGTATCCGGACAGGTTCGCGGCGGCGGCCAGCACCGTGTCGGTCAGCTCCAGCTGCCGGAACAACTCCATGGTGCGGAGGTTGATGCGCCGCGCTTTCGGCTGTGGCGAGGTGGTCGGGCGCCGCTCGACCAGCACCGCGGCGACGCCTTGGTGCCGCAGGAACAGCGCCGCCGACAGTCCCACCAGGCCGCCGCCGACAATCAGAACCCGAGGTTCGTGTACTTCGTACATCATGTGTACGTTGTACACGGATGATTGAATGCGGGCAAGGAGGTGCGATGATCGAGGAGGCTCCCGGCCCGCTGATCTGGTCGCTGCCCGAACCGCCGGGCCGGCCCACGACCAGCCTGAGCCGGGCCGACATCCTGCGTGCCGGATTGGCCATCGCGGATGCCGAAGGCGCGCGGGCGCTCACCATGCGGCGGGTGGCGACGGCGGTCGGCGCGTCCACGCCGATGTCGCTGTACCGCTATGTCGGCAGCAAGGACGGTCTGGTCGACCTGATGATCGACGCCGTCTACGGCGAAATCCCGCTGCCCGCAACGGATTCGGCGGACGCGGCGCACTGGCGGGACGGGTTCGAGCGACTGGCCCTGCGGACCTGGGAGGTGATCCGCCGGCACCTGTGGTTCGGCGAACTCTGGCACACCCGCCCGCCGCTGGGCCCGAACGCGCTGCGCTACTTCGACTATCGGTTCGCCCTGCTGGAACCGCTGGGCCGCGGCGCCGACGATCTGACGCTGCTCACCGGCGCCGTCGACGGTCACCTCATCGGCGCCGCGCTGCAGGCGGCCGAGGAGCAGCGCATGCGGACCCGCAGCGGCCTGCACACCGACGAGCAGTTGGCCGCGGCCGCACGGCCCTTCGTCGAGCCGCTGCTCGCCGACGGCCGCTATCCGGCGTTCGCACGCTGGTTCCACGGCCGCACCGGCGCCGGGCCCGGCGATCCGGTCGCATGGACGCTCGGCTGCCTGCTCGACGGCCTGACCGAGCGGCTGGGACTGCCACGCCCGGCCTAGGCGCCGGTCAGCCGGTGCGCTGGAGGCACCGGTCAGTGGGCGCGGTGCGGGTCAGTTGGTGCGCTGGAGGTGGTGGGTGTGGTGCGGGTCGGTTGGTGTGCTGGAGGTGGCGGGGTGGTGGGCGTGGTGCGGGTCAGCTGGTGTGCTGGAGGTGCGGGCAGTGGGCGTGGTGAGGTCGGTTGGTGTGCTGGAGGTGGTGGGTGTGGTGCGGGTCGGTCGGTGTGCTGGAGGTGGTGGGCGGTGGGTGTTGTGCGGGTCGGTTGGTGTGCTGGAGGTGGAGGGTGGTGGGTGTGGAGAGGGTCGGCTGGTGTGCCGGAGGTGGCGGGTGGTGGACGTGGTGGGGGTCAGCTGGTGTGCTGGAGGTGGTGGGTGTGGTGGGGGTCGGTTGGTGTGCTGGAGGTGGCGGGTGGTGGGTGTGGTGGGGGTCAGCTGGTGTGTTCGAGGTGGCGGGCGGGGGGTGCGGCGGGCCGGGATTCGCGGCGCAGCAACTCACGGGCCTCGTCGTCGCCGAGCGGCGCGTAGTTCTCGTAGAAGCCGCTCGTATCGGTGATCCGGTCCCGGCTGTGCGGGCAGACGACCTTGTCGGCGTCACCGGCCAGGCCGGCGACGGCGGTCGCCGCGCCCACCGGCGCCGCCACCACGACCCTGATCGCGCCGAGCGCGTAGGCCGCTCGGCAGGCGGCGCGGGCGGGCGCGGCCACCGGCAGCGCCTCGTCCACGATCACGATCGTCCGCCCGGCCAACTCGGGGCGCTGGCCGGGTGTGCGCAGGCGTTCGGCCCTGCGGCGCAACGCATCTCGCTCCAGCCGCTCGATCCGGGTGAGTTCGGCCGCGCTGGTGCGCAGCGCGCGGGCCCGGTCCCCGTCGACCACCCGCACGCCGCGCTCGGCGATCGCGCCGAAGGCGGGCTCCGGCTGCTCCGGTGTGCGCAGTTGATGGACCACCATCACATCGAGTGCCACGCGCAGCTCGGCGGCGACCGCGCACGCCACGGCGACGCCCCCGCCGGCCAGGCCCACCACCACGATGTCGGGGCCACGGAAGGCCCGCAGATGACCGGCCAGTCGGCGGCCGGCGTCGCGACGATCGAGGAACAGCATGACGCCTCCTGAGGGATCGTGGAAACGAAATCACCTGCACGTGGTGTGTTGCGTGCCGAGGCCCTGTGCGGTGCGAAAGGCTTTGTGCCATAACAGATTCCGGCTTCGGGCAGGGCTGTCCAGGATCCATTTCTCCTCCAGAGTCGCCTATCGCCGGGGCGCGAGCCACGCTGCTGGACATCGCCGGGGCGCGAGCCACGCTGCTGGACTCGGGAAGACAACGCCGCAATTCTACGGTGCCGCCGGTGCCATCGAGTGTGAAACACACATGAACGACAGTGCGAGAGTTTACGTCCGGCGTGTGAAAAACGTTGTGCTGGGGGGAATTACGATATAGATGGTTTGTAGAACGAACGTTGCCCGGGGCGCCGGTCGGTAACCGTGCGGCGAAAACTGTTGCGCGTCAACCGGAGGTCCGGGCGACCCACTCGAATGCCGTCGCCTTCGACCGGGCGCCCTCGGCGGCGCGCGAGCGGTTCGGCTCGCCGAGTTCGGCCAGCAACCGCTCGGTCGTGTCGACCAGCGCGGCCAGCGTCGCCGGGGCGAACCAGTCCGGCCGGGTCGCGAAGAGCAGATCCTCGCTCGAGGTATTGCCACTGGCGCCGGGCGCGAAGGGGCAGCCCCCGAGCCCGCCCAGCGAGCCGTCCACCACCGCGGCGCCGGCGGCCAGCGCGGCCAGCGAGTTCGCCACCCCCATGCCCCAGGTGTCGTGACCGTGGAACACGATGCGCCGCCGCGGCGTCCGGGTGCGCACCGCCTCGACGAGCGCGGCCACCTGGGCGGGGTGCGCCTGCCCGAGGGTGTCGGCGAGCACGATGTCGGCGGCGCCCTCGGTGCGCGGATCCGACGCGATGGCCAGCACCCGGTCCGGATCCACCGGCCCGTCGAACGGGCAGGTGAACGCCGTCGCCAGGCAGAGCTGGATGGACCCGCCGGCCTGCCGCGCCAGCTCGATCGCGTCCGGCATGGCGGCCACGCTGTCCTCGGCGGTGCGGCCGATATTGGCCTTGTTGTGCGCGTCGGAGACCGACAGGCAGTACTGGAAATTGCGCACGCCCGCCGCGGCCGCCCGGGCGACCTGCCGCGGCGTCGCCACCCAGACCCAGCAGCGTTGCAGCTCTTCGGGTTCCAGCGCGGCCACCAATTCCAGGGTGTTGGCCATCGGCGGCACCAGGTCCGGACGCGCCATCGACCCGATCTCCAGTTCCGGCACGCCCAGCCGGAGCAGGGTGCGGGTGATCTCGACCTTGCGTTCGGTCGCCAGGACCTTGCCGGTCAGTTGCAGGCCGTCGCGCAGCGTCACATCGCGCAGCATCAGTTGTCCTCCAGCGCTTCGATGTCCGCGTCCGACATGCCCAGCAGACCGGACAGCACCTCGTGGGTGTGCTCGCCGAGGTCCGGACCCACCGTGCGGATGGGTAGCGACTGCCCGCCGATCACCGGCACGATACCCGGGAAGCCGACCTCTTTGGGCTCGGCTTCACCGACGTCGACCCGGAACCGCTGAATCATGTTGCGCGCCCGATACTGCGGATCGGCGGCGATATCGGCGGCGGTGTAGATCGGGCCGCTGGGGATGGCCGCCGCCTCGAGCAGTTTCAGCGCCTCGTCGCGGGAGTGTCGGCGGGTCCAGTCCGCGATGGCGGCGTCGAGGCGGTCGCGGTGGCGCCAGCGGCCCGCGTTGTCGGCCAGTTCCGGATCGTCGGCCAGGTCGGCCCGGCCGATCACCCGCATGTAGCGCTGGAAGATGGCGTCGCCGTTGCCGCCGATGATGATGCTGGTGCCGTCGGCGCACGGGTAGGCGTTGCTGGGCGCGATGCCCTCCATGCGGCCGCCCACCCGCTCGCGGGTGATGCCGTAGGCGTAGTAGTCGGGCACCAGCGACTCCATCACCGAGAGAATCGCTTCGTTGAGGGCCACGTCGATGACGCGCTGCGGCAGCGGCAGGGGTGCGCCGGTGCGGTCCCGCTGGAACAGCGCCATCACCGTGCCGAACGCGGCGTAGATGCCCGCGATGGAATCGCCGATCGAGACGCCGACCCGCACCGGCGGCCGATCCGGATCCCCCACCAGTTCGCGCAGGCCGCCGACCGCCTCGGCGACCGCGGCGAAGCCGGGCCGGTCGGCCAGCGGGCCGGTCTGGCCGTAGGCGGAGATGCGGGTGATGACGAGGTCCGGCTTGGCGGCGCTGAGTACCTCCGGTCCCAGCCCCCACTTCTCCAGCATCCCCGGGCGGAAGTTCTCCAGCAGCACATCGCACTGCCGGATCAGATCCAGGACGACCGCGCGCCCGGCCGCGGTGCGCAGGTCGAGCGTGATCGACTTCTTGTTGCGGTTGACGGTGCGGTACAGCATCGAGGTGTCGCCGCCGTAGAGACGCCAATTCCGCAGTTCGTCACCGGTTTTCGGGCGTTCGACCTTGATCACCTCGGCGCCGAAGTCGCCCAGGATGCGGCCGGCGGTGGGCGCCGCGATGTAGTTGCCGAGCTCCAGTACCCGCACCCCGTCCAGCGGCCGAATCTCCATGGGGACAGTATCCACGGCCGGGTCGGCGGACGGCCGGGGTGCGGGCGGACCGGATCGGGACGCGCTCGGCTATGCCGCGGTCGGCCGGATCTCGTCGATGACCGAGTAGTGGTCGGCGTTGCCCGAGATCACCTCGCTGGCGCGGCCGTCGACGCCGACCGGGATGTCGCCCGCGAGGGTGATACGGGTCAGCTTGCGGTGCTCGGTGCCGTCGTAGTCGTCGATGGCGTAGTGCTGGGTGGCGCGGTTGTCCCAGATGGCGACGTCGCCGAGCGACCAGTTCCAGCGGGTGGTGTGCTCGAGCCGGGTCACCCGGTCCTGGAAGAGCCGGAACAGGGCGTGCGACTCGTTACTCGGCAGGCCGACGATCCGCTGCACGAAATGGCCGAGCAGCAGGGCCCGCTCACCGGTCTCCGGGTGCACGCGCACCACCGGGTGCTCGGTCTCGTAGAAGGTGGACTGGAATTCGGCGCGGTATGCCTTGGCCTGCTCGTTCGGCGAATCCTCTTGCGCGGCGGCGTAGTCGTACTGGTTGGTGTGCCGGGCGCGCAGGCTCTCGGCCAGCCGCTGGAGCGGTTCGGGCAGGGAGTTGTAGGCGGCGACGGTGGAGGCCCAGGTGGTCGAGCCGCCGTAGCTGGGCAGCGTGACCGCGCGCAGGATCGACGCCTTCGGCACCCGGTCGACGAAGGTGACGTCGGTGTGCCAGCTGTTGGCGCGGCCGCGGTGCGAGTCGATGGCCAGGCTCTTCACGCCCGCCGAGGTGACGGTCGGGTGCGGGGTGGTGGGACTGCCGAGCAGTTCCGCGAATTCGTACTGGCCGTCCTCGGTCAGGTGGTGCTGGTCGCGGAAGAAGATCACCTTGTGCTCGTTGAGCGCCGCGCGGAGGGTGGCGACGGTGTCCGCGTCCAGGTCACCGCCGAGCCGGACGCCCTCGATCCGCGCGCCGATGTGGGTGCCGAGCTTGACGACGGTCACGGTGCCTGCTGCCTGAGCGACTGACATACCAGGGGCCTTTCTCGAAGACGAACAACGCTTCGAGGACACCACCGAGCCCCGGCGTGAAACAGGGTTGCGGTCAACCGGATCGAAACCAGAATCCGCCATGCCGCGCCGGGGCGCCGTCAGTCCAGGTGTTCGCGCAGGTAGGCCAGATCGTCCGCGATGCCCTCGGCCGGGGTTTCCAGGACGACCGGCGCGTCGGCGGTGCGGCACACCTCGGCGAGCAGTTGCGGGTCGATGGTGCCGTCGGCGAAATTGGCGTGCCGGTCGGCGCCGGAGTTGAACTCGTCGCGCGAGGAGTTCAGGTGCACCAGGTCGATGCGGCCGGTGATGGCCCGGATCCGGTCCACCACGCCGATCAGCTCCTCGCCACCGGCCCAGGCGTGGCAGGTGTCGAGGCAGAAGCCCGCGCCGAACTCGCCGACCTGGTCCCACAGCCGGGCGATGGAGTCGAAATGCCGTGCCATGGCGTGGTTTCCGCCGGCGGTGTTCTCGATCAGGATCGGGACGGCGAAACCGCCCTTGTCCTGCTGGCGCTCGAACAGCTTGCGCCAGTTGACGATTCCCGCCTCGATCTCGGCGTCGGAACGGACGTGGCCGCCGTGCACGACCAGGCCGAAGGCGCCCAGCTCAGCCGCGGCCTGTGCCTGCTGTGCGACAGCGTTGCGCGAGGGCATGCGCAGCCGGTTGTTGGTGCTGGCCACGTTGATCTGATAGGTGGAGTGCACCACCACGTCGATCGGGCTGGCCTTGATCCGCTCCGCCTGCGGGTGCGGTTGCGGTTTGTCCCAGCTCTGCGGGTCCACCACGAACATCTGGATGACCTCGGCGCCCAACCGCTCGCCGAAGCCGATCGGATCACTGTCTTGGCGGACGTGTGCTCCAATGCGCATGGGTGGAGCGTATCGGTAGGCACCGACACCGCGGTGGCCCGGACTGCTATGGTTTCGGTGTTTTCCGTGGTCGGCCGAGGGCGGCGACGGGGGTTCATCTGCGGTACGGCCGTGCGCCGGCGGACCCGGTGCGCGACACGGGAAGTGGGAGCGGACATGCTGGGCAACGGTGACGTCTTCGCCGGGTATGTCATCGAGCGGCAACTGGGCCGCGGTGGCATGGGATCGGTATACCTCGCCAAACATCCTCGATTGCCGCGCATGACGGCGTTGAAGCTGCTCAACCGGGAGATGGTGGCGGACGCCGAGATTCGGGCCCGGTTCGAGCGCGAGGCCGACCTGGTCGCCCAGCTCGACCATCCCAAGATCGTCACCGTCTACGATCGCGGCCTCGAGGACGGCCAGCTGTGGATCTCCATGCAGTTCGTCGACGGCATCGACGCCGCGGGGCTGGACCCGAGCCGATTGCCGCCGGAGCGGGCGGTGCAGGTCGTGCAGGAGGTGGCCGAGGCGCTGGACTACGCGCACGACAACGGCGTGCTGCACCGGGACGTGAAGCCGGGCAACATGCTGCTGGCCCGTGCGACCGGCGGCAAGGGGGAGCGCGTCTACCTCACCGACTTCGGCATCGCCCGCCTGCGTGACGACGGCGGCCACCTGACCCAGACCGGCACGTTCACCGCGACGCTGGCCTACGCCTCGCCCGAACAGCTCACCGGTGCCTCGCTGGACGGCCGTTCCGATCAGTATTCGCTGGCGTGCAGCCTGTTCTGGCTGCTCACCGGGCGCGGACCGTTCACCGCGCCCAATCCGGCGGCCGTGATCCGCGGTCACCTGCAGGGCCCGCCGCCGGCATTGAGCAGTGTGCGCCAGGGCTTGCCGGGTGCGCTGGACGGCGTGCTGCTGAAGGCGATGGCCAAGCGTCCCGAGGACAGGTTCCCGACCTGTGCCGACTTCGCGGCCGCGGCCCGGCGCGCGTTCGCCGCGCCCAGCGCACCGGCGATGCCGGTCGCGGGGCGGCCCTACACCGGCCCGGCGATGCCGACGGCGGGGCGGCCGGGCACGGGCCCGAGCAATCCCGTCGCGCATCCGCCGACCGGGCACGGCACGCCGATGGCACAGCGGCCGCCGAGCGGCCCGGGCATGCCGATCGCGCCGCGCCCGCCGACGGGTCCGGGCATGCCGACGACCGGTCCGGGGCCGCAGCCGACGGCGGCTTCGCTGCGTGCGGCGACGCCACCGCCGCAGCCGGTGTACCGGCCCAATCCGCAGTACCCGCAGCCGGGGGCCTACGGCTATCCGCCGCAGCCGCCGAAGTCGAACAACGGTGCGGTCATCGGCATCATCATCGGCGTGGTGGTGCTGTTGCTGGTGGTGCTGGTGCTCATCGCCGCGCTGTCGGGCTGAGGCCGGTCGCGGGTTCGGTGTCGGTGGGTTCGGTGTCGGCGGTCCCGGCCCCGGTGCGGGCGGTGTAGCGGCGCAGCAGCGTCACGCCCGCGAGCGTCCACAGGGTCCCGAGCGCCCAGCCCGCGAGGACATCGGTGGGCCAGTGCACGCCGAGGTACACCCGCGACATCCCGACCGCGAGCGTGAACAGCACCGCGACCGCGGCTACGGCGGCGCGCGGTACCCGCTGCCGCAACGACAGCACCGTGACGGCGGCGACCACGCCCACCACGGCCGTGGTACCGAGGGTGTGGCCGG from Nocardia wallacei carries:
- a CDS encoding phosphoribosyltransferase family protein encodes the protein MLFLDRRDAGRRLAGHLRAFRGPDIVVVGLAGGGVAVACAVAAELRVALDVMVVHQLRTPEQPEPAFGAIAERGVRVVDGDRARALRTSAAELTRIERLERDALRRRAERLRTPGQRPELAGRTIVIVDEALPVAAPARAACRAAYALGAIRVVVAAPVGAATAVAGLAGDADKVVCPHSRDRITDTSGFYENYAPLGDDEARELLRRESRPAAPPARHLEHTS
- a CDS encoding hydroxymethylglutaryl-CoA lyase, whose amino-acid sequence is MLRDVTLRDGLQLTGKVLATERKVEITRTLLRLGVPELEIGSMARPDLVPPMANTLELVAALEPEELQRCWVWVATPRQVARAAAAGVRNFQYCLSVSDAHNKANIGRTAEDSVAAMPDAIELARQAGGSIQLCLATAFTCPFDGPVDPDRVLAIASDPRTEGAADIVLADTLGQAHPAQVAALVEAVRTRTPRRRIVFHGHDTWGMGVANSLAALAAGAAVVDGSLGGLGGCPFAPGASGNTSSEDLLFATRPDWFAPATLAALVDTTERLLAELGEPNRSRAAEGARSKATAFEWVARTSG
- a CDS encoding CaiB/BaiF CoA transferase family protein yields the protein MEIRPLDGVRVLELGNYIAAPTAGRILGDFGAEVIKVERPKTGDELRNWRLYGGDTSMLYRTVNRNKKSITLDLRTAAGRAVVLDLIRQCDVLLENFRPGMLEKWGLGPEVLSAAKPDLVITRISAYGQTGPLADRPGFAAVAEAVGGLRELVGDPDRPPVRVGVSIGDSIAGIYAAFGTVMALFQRDRTGAPLPLPQRVIDVALNEAILSVMESLVPDYYAYGITRERVGGRMEGIAPSNAYPCADGTSIIIGGNGDAIFQRYMRVIGRADLADDPELADNAGRWRHRDRLDAAIADWTRRHSRDEALKLLEAAAIPSGPIYTAADIAADPQYRARNMIQRFRVDVGEAEPKEVGFPGIVPVIGGQSLPIRTVGPDLGEHTHEVLSGLLGMSDADIEALEDN
- a CDS encoding TauD/TfdA dioxygenase family protein yields the protein MSVAQAAGTVTVVKLGTHIGARIEGVRLGGDLDADTVATLRAALNEHKVIFFRDQHHLTEDGQYEFAELLGSPTTPHPTVTSAGVKSLAIDSHRGRANSWHTDVTFVDRVPKASILRAVTLPSYGGSTTWASTVAAYNSLPEPLQRLAESLRARHTNQYDYAAAQEDSPNEQAKAYRAEFQSTFYETEHPVVRVHPETGERALLLGHFVQRIVGLPSNESHALFRLFQDRVTRLEHTTRWNWSLGDVAIWDNRATQHYAIDDYDGTEHRKLTRITLAGDIPVGVDGRASEVISGNADHYSVIDEIRPTAA
- a CDS encoding deoxyribonuclease IV; its protein translation is MRIGAHVRQDSDPIGFGERLGAEVIQMFVVDPQSWDKPQPHPQAERIKASPIDVVVHSTYQINVASTNNRLRMPSRNAVAQQAQAAAELGAFGLVVHGGHVRSDAEIEAGIVNWRKLFERQQDKGGFAVPILIENTAGGNHAMARHFDSIARLWDQVGEFGAGFCLDTCHAWAGGEELIGVVDRIRAITGRIDLVHLNSSRDEFNSGADRHANFADGTIDPQLLAEVCRTADAPVVLETPAEGIADDLAYLREHLD
- a CDS encoding serine/threonine-protein kinase, whose amino-acid sequence is MLGNGDVFAGYVIERQLGRGGMGSVYLAKHPRLPRMTALKLLNREMVADAEIRARFEREADLVAQLDHPKIVTVYDRGLEDGQLWISMQFVDGIDAAGLDPSRLPPERAVQVVQEVAEALDYAHDNGVLHRDVKPGNMLLARATGGKGERVYLTDFGIARLRDDGGHLTQTGTFTATLAYASPEQLTGASLDGRSDQYSLACSLFWLLTGRGPFTAPNPAAVIRGHLQGPPPALSSVRQGLPGALDGVLLKAMAKRPEDRFPTCADFAAAARRAFAAPSAPAMPVAGRPYTGPAMPTAGRPGTGPSNPVAHPPTGHGTPMAQRPPSGPGMPIAPRPPTGPGMPTTGPGPQPTAASLRAATPPPQPVYRPNPQYPQPGAYGYPPQPPKSNNGAVIGIIIGVVVLLLVVLVLIAALSG